A window from Culex pipiens pallens isolate TS chromosome 3, TS_CPP_V2, whole genome shotgun sequence encodes these proteins:
- the LOC120422706 gene encoding uncharacterized protein LOC120422706 — MDAEQFKIFMKYQEKAQAELIASLQKMVVKQSTTPAAGSSAGPALPLPPPLELAGDMEANFEFFKQNWKNYASAAGMDGWPDTMKKQKTSILLSVIGSAARQKYFNFELTVAETDDPELALAAIKEKVVRKRNKFVDWINFFFLSQDSDESIDDYLMKLKVLSKSCQFGALEKEMLRFKIVTSNKWPNLRTRMLGMQDLKEDAAVDMCRAEELVVTYGQVVGRTCEEVKKIRKKKECKFCGEWHEFEKGVCPAFGKRCNHCGRKNHFERVCKSDRRIRSKSTRNVHKVRDSLEDHSEESDSNESSSGSEASAVIGKIENSPELGGHVTAELDFYVDGKWQTSRCNLDTGANTSLVGYTWVTTMTGCARPKLLPSDCRLKNFSGAEIPVLGAIVVPCRREGRKYKLLLQVVNGSHIPLLSARVCKILKLVQFCDTVSESSSLSEEPVLEINRVRAFRRGGRSGETGEDHQQLIQDLPCVCCRARCWHPA, encoded by the coding sequence ATGGACGCTGAgcagttcaaaatttttatgaagtATCAGGAGAAGGCGCAGGCTGAGCTCATTGCATCGTTGCAAAAAATGGTCGTGAAGCAGTCAACAACGCCGGCCGCTGGAAGTTCGGCGGGCCCCGCTTTGCCGCTTCCCCCTCCGCTGGAGCTGGCCGGAGACATGGAGGCAAACTTTGAGTTTTTCAAGCAGAATTGGAAGAACTACGCATCCGCCGCTGGGATGGATGGTTGGCCGGACACGATGAAGAAGCAGAAAACGAGCATCCTTCTGTCAGTGATCGGAAGTGCAGCGCGCCAAAAGTACTTCAACTTTGAGCTTACGGTTGCAGAGACGGATGATCCGGAACTTGCTCTGGCAGCGATCAAGGAAAAGGTAGTGCGCAAACGGAACAAGTTCGTCGACTGGATCAATTTCTTTTTCCTTTCGCAAGATTCGGACGAAAGCATCGACGACTACCTGATGAAGCTGAAGGTTCTGTCGAAATCATGCCAGTTCGGAGCTCTTGAGAAAGAAATGCTGCGGTTCAAGATCGTCACATCGAACAAGTGGCCAAATCTCCGGACCAGGATGCTGGGCATGCAGGACCTGAAGGAAGATGCGGCCGTCGACATGTGCCGCGCAGAGGAACTCGTTGTGACCTACGGCCAAGTTGTGGGCCGCACTTGTGAAGAGGTCAAGAAGATTCGGAAGAAGAAGGAGTGCAAGTTTTGCGGCGAATGGCACGAGTTTGAAAAAGGAGTCTGCCCTGCTTTTGGTAAGAGGTGTAACCACTGTGGTCGAAAGAACCATTTTGAAAGAGTGTGCAAGTCGGATCGGCGAATACGATCAAAGAGCACGCGGAACGTGCACAAGGTTCGTGATTCTCTGGAAGATCACAGTGAGGAGTCGGACAGCAACGAGTCGAGCAGCGGCAGTGAAGCAAGCGCAGTGATCGGCAAGATCGAGAACTCGCCAGAACTTGGAGGCCATGTGACGGCGGAGCTGGATTTCTACGTCGACGGTAAGTGGCAAACATCCCGCTGCAATTTGGACACTGGTGCAAACACAAGTCTCGTGGGTTACACTTGGGTAACAACGATGACCGGATGTGCCAGACCAAAGCTACTACCGTCAGACTGCCGCCTCAAAAACTTCAGTGGAGCAGAGATTCCTGTCCTCGGTGCGATCGTTGTTCCCTGTCGGCGCGAAGGCCGCAAATACAAGCTTCTTCTCCAGGTAGTGAATGGATCGCACATTCCCTTGCTATCAGCGAGAGTGTGCAAGATACTGAAGCTTGTACAGTTTTGCGACACCGTGTCTGAATCTTCGTCTCTGTCGGAAGAGCCAGTGTTGGAGATCAACCGAGTCCGTGCTTTTCGTCGTGGTGGCCGAAGCGGAGAAACCGGAGAGGACCATCAGCAGCTGATTCAAGATCTGCCGTGTGTTTGTTGCCGAGCAAGATGCTGGCACCCAGCGTAG